One genomic region from Saprospiraceae bacterium encodes:
- a CDS encoding VWA domain-containing protein has translation MIPQAYSAKSITDSILGFFQFIRGYGFNVGLDQTHEALLIGQTTLLADKVQFKIALTALCCTSKEEQGIFLQLFTNYWDTNPLDLSEMTYKTTRLGQVQKKTNTSLVMLGQGKSNEDPKEDAKAISGSNSQERLQKTDFTKILTIDETPLNELADRLFKEFAIRMRRKQKARRDRGIKLHMAKTIRKSIETGGDPMNIYRSVRKNKKRRLIILLDVSGSMDKYSFYLLRFIYALKRYFRSLEAFVFSTKLVSISKAMKWMQIDEVLREITSQADHWSGGTRIGGSLQAFNQRFARYMLHGSPVVIILSDGLETGNPVLLSKEMEKIKRRSKSVIWLNPLKGMQGYEPIAAGMRAALPSIHHFKSAHNLQSLLELEDLLHHV, from the coding sequence ATGATACCTCAAGCTTATTCTGCTAAATCCATCACAGACTCCATCCTCGGTTTCTTTCAGTTTATTCGAGGCTATGGATTCAATGTTGGTTTGGATCAGACCCATGAAGCATTGCTCATCGGCCAGACAACGCTGCTGGCGGATAAGGTTCAGTTCAAAATAGCTCTTACTGCTTTGTGTTGCACCTCCAAAGAAGAACAAGGCATTTTCCTACAACTATTTACAAACTATTGGGACACCAATCCATTGGATCTTAGTGAAATGACCTATAAGACTACACGATTGGGGCAGGTGCAAAAAAAAACAAATACTTCCCTGGTCATGCTCGGCCAGGGCAAATCCAATGAGGATCCAAAAGAAGATGCGAAGGCCATATCGGGATCCAATTCACAAGAAAGATTGCAAAAAACAGATTTCACTAAAATATTGACCATTGATGAAACCCCGTTGAATGAACTAGCGGATCGCCTCTTTAAAGAATTTGCTATTCGCATGAGACGAAAACAAAAAGCGCGTCGCGATCGGGGTATAAAGCTACATATGGCAAAAACTATACGCAAAAGTATTGAGACAGGTGGAGATCCGATGAACATCTACCGATCTGTGCGGAAAAATAAAAAACGTAGACTCATCATATTATTGGATGTCAGTGGATCCATGGACAAATACAGTTTTTATTTGCTCCGTTTCATCTATGCATTAAAACGATATTTCAGAAGTTTAGAGGCTTTTGTATTTAGTACCAAACTTGTATCCATCTCCAAAGCGATGAAATGGATGCAAATCGATGAAGTGCTCCGGGAGATCACCTCCCAGGCAGATCATTGGTCTGGTGGCACTCGAATAGGAGGGTCTTTACAAGCCTTTAATCAACGATTCGCCAGGTACATGTTGCATGGCTCACCTGTCGTGATCATACTAAGTGACGGCTTGGAAACCGGCAATCCCGTACTTTTGAGCAAAGAGATGGAAAAAATCAAGCGAAGAAGCAAATCAGTGATCTGGCTCAATCCCTTGAAAGGCATGCAAGGATATGAACCGATCGCGGCCGGTATGCGTGCCGCCCTACCCTCCATCCATCATTTTAAATCTGCTCATAATCTTCAAAGTTTATTAGAATTGGAGGATCTATTGCATCATGTCTGA
- a CDS encoding XdhC family protein produces MSDEFLNTILQFKKNHEDFATVTVISRHEPSSGKVGDKAIVDQYGKLTGWIGGGCVKSIVCKEAVDAIQSGLARRVIIGQKESNSTSDIKIYKMTCQSEGTV; encoded by the coding sequence ATGTCTGACGAATTTTTAAATACCATCCTTCAATTCAAAAAAAATCACGAAGACTTTGCCACTGTCACCGTCATCAGTCGTCATGAACCCTCTTCAGGCAAAGTAGGCGACAAAGCCATCGTCGATCAATACGGAAAGCTCACAGGTTGGATTGGGGGTGGTTGTGTCAAATCCATTGTTTGCAAAGAAGCCGTGGATGCCATCCAATCAGGCCTGGCGCGACGGGTGATCATAGGACAAAAAGAATCTAATTCAACATCTGACATAAAAATTTATAAAATGACCTGTCAAAGCGAAGGCACCGTATAA
- a CDS encoding XdhC family protein, producing the protein MGKTMIARSVARLAKTLGYRVSAMAQDADTGFFDEADALFGKFDFSSIPIHPRPFILVATQGESDEQALELALAQDAPYIGFIASRKKKEAVWKYLLDSGVAQDQLDKVYSPAGIDINAKKPEEVAISILAQIIQLKSGQANQSPAMEKEKILAQYYINPVCGVPVDKNNPKHVIEYHGEKVYFCCDGCKVSFEKEPGKYILEKS; encoded by the coding sequence ATGGGCAAAACCATGATCGCCCGATCAGTAGCCAGGTTGGCTAAAACTTTAGGCTATCGCGTATCAGCAATGGCCCAGGACGCAGATACCGGTTTTTTTGATGAGGCAGATGCACTATTTGGTAAATTTGATTTTAGTAGCATACCCATCCATCCACGACCCTTCATCCTGGTAGCTACGCAAGGCGAATCTGATGAACAAGCCCTGGAACTTGCGCTCGCCCAGGATGCGCCATATATTGGATTCATCGCCAGCCGAAAAAAGAAAGAAGCGGTATGGAAATATCTTTTGGACTCCGGTGTCGCTCAAGATCAATTGGACAAAGTATATAGCCCGGCAGGCATCGATATCAATGCAAAAAAACCGGAAGAAGTAGCCATCAGTATCCTTGCCCAAATCATCCAATTAAAATCCGGGCAGGCCAATCAATCACCTGCCATGGAAAAAGAAAAAATACTCGCTCAATACTATATCAATCCTGTCTGCGGAGTGCCTGTAGATAAAAACAATCCTAAACATGTGATTGAATACCATGGGGAAAAAGTTTATTTCTGTTGCGACGGCTGCAAAGTGAGTTTCGAGAAAGAGCCTGGAAAATATATTTTAGAAAAATCGTAG
- a CDS encoding right-handed parallel beta-helix repeat-containing protein, whose product MKKIAWSFYILIFGCVQLFSQASLEKQIQTQMILAEDGSVIELQSGLIHLTKSLSMEGKKNITIKGMGIDKTILSFKNQSEGAEGIKITNCEHITLEDMTVQDSNGDLIKTMHVNGITMRRVKAEWTGKPSKNNGSYALYPVLCDNVLIDSCIAIGASDAGIYVGQSKNIVVKNCTAYHNVAGIEIENSLYAEVHHNTATNNTGGILIFDLPDLVQKKGGYVRVYDNLVKENNLKNFAPKGNIVGKVPKGTGVLVLATNHVEILSNQILNNKTSGVGIISYFMTENKIKDKDYYPYPSGIYIHDNNFERKHRRVPFAGRFAKIYWFKLKFGRDVPHIVYDGIVDKESLDADGNVKPENRICIRNNTNQSVGNMDAEHGFKNVSRDAKPFDCALNMIYMR is encoded by the coding sequence ATGAAAAAAATTGCTTGGTCTTTTTATATTCTTATTTTTGGTTGCGTACAACTTTTCTCCCAAGCTTCGCTTGAAAAGCAGATCCAAACTCAAATGATTCTGGCCGAGGATGGTTCTGTCATCGAACTCCAGTCAGGACTCATACATCTGACCAAAAGCTTGTCGATGGAAGGCAAAAAGAATATCACTATAAAAGGAATGGGGATAGATAAAACCATTCTCTCATTTAAAAACCAGTCAGAAGGCGCTGAAGGGATCAAGATCACCAATTGTGAGCATATCACCCTGGAAGATATGACTGTGCAGGATTCTAATGGTGACCTCATCAAAACCATGCATGTCAATGGCATCACGATGAGGCGTGTCAAAGCTGAATGGACCGGCAAGCCCTCTAAGAATAATGGCAGCTATGCGCTCTATCCGGTATTGTGTGATAATGTACTGATCGACAGTTGCATCGCTATTGGGGCATCTGACGCAGGTATCTATGTTGGACAATCGAAAAATATCGTCGTCAAAAATTGTACAGCTTATCACAATGTAGCAGGGATAGAGATTGAAAATTCGCTATACGCTGAAGTACATCATAATACTGCAACGAATAATACTGGTGGTATTCTGATTTTTGATTTACCTGACCTGGTGCAAAAAAAAGGCGGTTACGTACGCGTGTATGACAATCTGGTAAAAGAAAATAATTTAAAAAACTTTGCGCCTAAAGGAAACATTGTAGGCAAAGTACCCAAAGGCACTGGGGTCCTGGTGCTGGCTACCAATCATGTCGAAATTTTGTCTAACCAAATTCTAAATAATAAAACCTCCGGGGTAGGCATCATTAGTTATTTTATGACAGAGAATAAAATTAAGGACAAAGACTATTATCCTTATCCCTCAGGTATCTATATTCATGACAATAATTTTGAGCGAAAACATCGCCGCGTTCCTTTTGCTGGAAGGTTTGCCAAAATATACTGGTTTAAGCTAAAGTTTGGCAGGGATGTTCCACACATTGTATATGATGGTATCGTCGACAAAGAATCCCTCGACGCTGACGGAAATGTGAAACCGGAAAATAGAATCTGCATACGTAACAATACAAATCAAAGTGTAGGGAATATGGATGCTGAACACGGATTTAAAAATGTATCCCGGGATGCTAAGCCCTTTGATTGTGCTTTGAACATGATTTATATGCGTTAG
- a CDS encoding metallophosphoesterase, with translation MQRRKFLQSTTSAFLLLASGEVVKAEGSWLTNLSAKKLKLRFAVASDGHYGQPGTDYENYFKAVVDHINAQHASNPFAFCMINGDIIHDDKAHCPAAKAALDQLQVKYYVSQGNHDKLTADEWMQTWKMPINLHFSIKKNSFVIASTSNETGTYLCPDLGWMSTTLEKLKRQKNVFVFIHINPVKLTTNAVDCPELLQLLTKYKNVRAVFNGHDHDEEKIKVKENVPFVFDAHFGGSWGTDYRGYRIVELYSDNSVATWVMNPENRINEAML, from the coding sequence ATGCAAAGAAGAAAATTTCTCCAATCTACTACAAGTGCCTTTCTACTGTTGGCCAGTGGCGAAGTCGTCAAAGCGGAAGGGTCCTGGCTTACCAATCTAAGTGCAAAAAAACTGAAGTTGCGATTTGCTGTTGCTTCAGATGGACACTACGGTCAGCCTGGTACGGACTATGAAAATTATTTTAAAGCTGTCGTCGATCATATCAATGCCCAGCATGCTTCCAATCCATTCGCTTTTTGTATGATCAATGGAGATATCATACACGATGATAAAGCTCACTGCCCTGCCGCCAAAGCTGCGCTGGATCAGCTACAGGTAAAATATTATGTGAGTCAAGGCAACCATGATAAACTAACTGCCGACGAATGGATGCAAACCTGGAAGATGCCCATCAACTTGCACTTCAGTATTAAGAAAAACAGTTTTGTCATCGCCTCTACTTCTAACGAAACCGGCACTTATCTCTGTCCCGATCTTGGGTGGATGAGTACCACGCTCGAAAAACTTAAGCGGCAGAAAAATGTATTTGTTTTCATTCATATCAATCCTGTCAAGCTGACCACCAATGCAGTAGACTGCCCTGAACTGTTGCAGTTACTGACCAAATACAAAAATGTTAGAGCAGTGTTTAACGGTCACGATCATGACGAAGAGAAAATCAAAGTCAAAGAAAATGTTCCATTTGTGTTTGATGCCCATTTTGGTGGCAGTTGGGGCACAGACTACCGTGGCTACCGTATCGTAGAACTTTACAGTGATAATTCGGTGGCTACCTGGGTGATGAATCCTGAAAACAGGATTAATGAAGCTATGTTATGA
- the moaA gene encoding GTP 3',8-cyclase MoaA translates to MIQDTHGRTHTYLRISLTDNCNLRCFYCMPEEDYDFTPASRLMQAEEIASLAKTFVDLGVNKIRLTGGEPLVRKDAADIILRLSKLPVKLTLTTNATRVHDFIDVFTKADLTSLNVSLDTLDKDRFIFMTRRDQFQRTIDNINLLIDRGFHVKINVVVMKGLNDAELLEFVAWTKDHPIHIRFIEFMPFEGNRWTSNKVVTLAEILETIHTRYDIEALHNGFHDTDKKFRAVGHQGTFAVISTMSAPFCEGCNRIRLTADGKIKNCLFSKGETDLLTALRKGEDIVPLIHQNIKAKAKALGGQFEGDVKEVHAEEIHNRSMITIGG, encoded by the coding sequence ATGATCCAGGACACACACGGCCGCACACACACGTACCTGCGTATATCCCTGACAGATAATTGCAATCTCCGTTGTTTTTATTGTATGCCGGAGGAAGATTATGATTTTACACCAGCCTCCCGACTTATGCAGGCCGAGGAGATAGCATCTTTGGCAAAGACCTTTGTCGATCTTGGGGTGAATAAAATCCGCCTTACCGGAGGAGAGCCCTTGGTACGCAAGGACGCCGCTGACATCATCCTGCGACTCTCCAAACTACCGGTCAAACTCACTTTGACTACCAATGCGACCCGGGTTCATGACTTTATCGATGTATTTACCAAAGCTGACCTCACTTCGCTCAATGTCAGCCTGGACACGTTGGACAAGGATCGGTTTATTTTCATGACCCGCCGCGATCAATTCCAACGCACTATAGACAATATCAACCTCCTGATAGACCGTGGCTTTCATGTCAAGATCAATGTCGTCGTGATGAAAGGCCTCAACGATGCAGAGCTGCTCGAATTCGTAGCCTGGACCAAAGACCATCCGATTCATATCCGATTTATAGAGTTTATGCCCTTCGAAGGCAATCGCTGGACCAGCAATAAAGTAGTGACCCTCGCTGAAATACTCGAAACCATCCACACACGGTATGATATAGAAGCTTTGCACAATGGTTTCCATGATACTGACAAAAAATTTAGGGCTGTCGGCCACCAAGGGACCTTCGCGGTGATCAGTACTATGAGTGCACCCTTCTGTGAAGGATGTAACCGGATACGGCTTACGGCGGATGGTAAGATTAAAAATTGTTTATTCTCCAAAGGGGAGACTGACCTGTTGACTGCCTTGAGAAAGGGCGAAGATATAGTGCCACTCATCCATCAAAATATCAAGGCTAAAGCCAAAGCTTTAGGTGGCCAGTTTGAAGGAGATGTGAAAGAAGTGCATGCAGAGGAGATTCATAATAGGAGTATGATTACGATAGGGGGATAG
- a CDS encoding alpha-L-fucosidase, which yields MLRSTSSIAQVPRYLSNYKSLYQIDPRAANKQWFEDAHFGLFIHYGLYSQLGKGEWVQFRDTIPVHEYAQLKDAFTAQGFNAKRIVALARRAGMKYITITSKHHEGFCLFDTKETDYNSVNSPAKRDLIGELAIACEKAGLGLFLYYSYAADWHHPYFYAAELNGFSRPFYLEKQPEYQYEKREDFRHYITYVHAQLRELLTQYPTIAGIWFDPIKGVYNRPELFPIEDTYKLIRQLSPHALISFKQGANGEEDFMAPERGGNTRVSVDNPLAQQVYVLNQDKLKEVCNTMQKHVKNIQGENWGYNKGLDGHHLKVLEVRALLNESYEKHYNLLLNIGPLGDGSVHPEDVYTLSNLNKK from the coding sequence TTGCTCAGATCGACCTCATCTATAGCCCAGGTCCCCAGATATCTATCTAACTACAAGTCATTATACCAGATTGACCCAAGAGCCGCAAATAAACAATGGTTTGAAGATGCCCACTTTGGTTTGTTTATTCATTATGGCCTGTACAGTCAATTAGGTAAAGGAGAATGGGTACAGTTTAGAGATACTATACCGGTACATGAATATGCCCAACTTAAAGATGCCTTCACAGCTCAAGGATTCAATGCCAAACGTATAGTTGCCCTGGCCAGGAGAGCAGGCATGAAATACATAACGATCACCAGCAAGCACCACGAAGGATTTTGTTTGTTTGACACTAAAGAAACTGATTATAATAGTGTCAATTCACCTGCAAAACGTGACCTGATCGGAGAGTTGGCCATAGCATGTGAAAAAGCCGGTCTCGGCCTGTTTTTATATTATTCTTATGCGGCCGATTGGCACCATCCCTATTTCTATGCTGCAGAGCTAAATGGATTTTCCCGCCCTTTTTACCTGGAAAAGCAACCGGAATACCAGTATGAGAAACGGGAAGACTTTCGTCATTATATTACTTATGTACATGCTCAACTCAGAGAATTATTGACCCAATATCCAACTATAGCGGGCATTTGGTTTGATCCCATCAAAGGAGTATACAATCGACCAGAACTATTCCCCATAGAGGATACCTACAAACTCATCCGCCAATTATCCCCACATGCACTCATATCTTTCAAGCAAGGAGCTAATGGGGAAGAAGATTTTATGGCCCCCGAAAGAGGTGGCAATACGAGAGTCTCAGTAGACAATCCCCTGGCGCAACAAGTGTATGTATTAAATCAGGACAAACTAAAAGAAGTATGCAATACCATGCAAAAACATGTAAAAAACATACAAGGAGAAAATTGGGGCTATAATAAAGGATTGGATGGCCATCATCTAAAGGTGCTGGAAGTCCGCGCACTTCTGAATGAATCTTATGAAAAGCACTATAACTTATTGCTTAACATTGGACCCCTGGGAGATGGCTCGGTGCATCCCGAAGATGTGTATACGCTTTCAAATCTGAATAAAAAATAA
- a CDS encoding GyrI-like domain-containing protein has protein sequence MKKIDLKKEHLQLYKASNTPALITVPKLQYLMVDGQGDPNSAKSFQEAIEALYSMSYTLKFMIKKGAQQIDYGVMPLEGLWWTDDMNDFSMANKAAWKWTIMILQPDFITPSLVEEARLAVAKKKNFPVLPSLRLASMQEGLCAQVLYIGPYNQEPPTIIKLHEYIASQGYKLKGKHREIYLNDMRRTAPEKLKTIIRQSVTK, from the coding sequence ATGAAAAAAATTGATTTAAAAAAAGAACATCTCCAGCTTTATAAGGCCTCCAACACGCCTGCTTTAATCACTGTCCCTAAACTTCAATATCTAATGGTCGATGGCCAGGGAGATCCCAATTCGGCAAAATCTTTTCAGGAGGCGATAGAAGCCCTGTACAGTATGTCTTATACTTTAAAGTTTATGATCAAAAAAGGAGCCCAACAAATCGATTATGGTGTGATGCCCCTGGAGGGTCTTTGGTGGACAGATGATATGAACGATTTTTCGATGGCTAATAAAGCTGCCTGGAAATGGACGATCATGATCCTGCAACCAGACTTTATCACTCCTTCATTGGTGGAGGAAGCCAGGCTCGCAGTTGCCAAAAAGAAAAACTTTCCCGTACTTCCATCCCTCAGATTAGCATCTATGCAAGAAGGGTTATGTGCACAGGTTCTTTATATCGGTCCATATAATCAGGAGCCACCGACGATCATAAAACTTCATGAGTATATTGCATCGCAAGGGTATAAATTAAAGGGAAAGCACCGGGAGATCTATCTCAATGATATGCGGCGCACCGCTCCGGAAAAATTAAAAACCATCATTCGGCAATCGGTTACAAAATAG
- a CDS encoding calcium-binding EGF-like domain-containing protein, with translation MKKFLFILSIAFALSVVVTSCSKKDPCEDIICQNGGTCENGDCKCPVGYEGNLCQTESLPKAVNVTAIKILKIPATQKDGKPWDSDGTQPDIYPSLFTLKADNSTDVRLWSSQLTKINADVSKQHDFNIILPALSLTDMNQTYGMFLHDSDDGNVYTSMGGIAFVLKNFVQGRPSTIKLDCSTCTIAFELTVNYEF, from the coding sequence ATGAAAAAATTCCTGTTTATTTTATCGATCGCTTTCGCTCTGTCTGTAGTCGTGACTTCTTGTTCCAAAAAAGATCCATGTGAAGACATTATTTGTCAAAACGGCGGCACTTGTGAAAACGGAGATTGTAAATGCCCCGTGGGATATGAAGGTAATTTATGCCAGACAGAGTCGTTGCCTAAAGCAGTGAATGTCACTGCTATCAAAATACTCAAAATACCTGCTACTCAAAAGGACGGCAAACCCTGGGATTCCGATGGCACACAACCAGATATATATCCTTCTCTATTTACGCTAAAAGCTGATAATTCTACCGATGTAAGACTATGGTCCAGCCAGTTGACTAAGATTAATGCAGATGTGTCCAAACAACACGATTTTAATATTATTCTTCCAGCGCTCAGCCTCACCGATATGAACCAGACTTATGGCATGTTTTTACACGATTCAGATGATGGCAATGTCTATACCAGTATGGGTGGGATCGCATTTGTATTGAAAAATTTTGTTCAGGGCCGACCATCCACGATTAAATTGGATTGTTCTACTTGCACCATAGCTTTTGAGTTGACGGTCAATTATGAGTTTTGA
- a CDS encoding ATP-binding cassette domain-containing protein: protein MTHLFEADGIMLEFGDRRILSDIYFKCETGKITGILGRNGQGKTCLINIIYGSLPAMSKSIRFDSVSVPKAFKRPDLITYLPQFNFIPSMLSVQRIFSNFELNYTDFEDLFPECGPIGNVSIKNLSGGQRRLIEVYVIIKSKSLFSMLDEPFSHVMPLHIEKIKELLHQAKLIKGFLITDHMYRHVIDLCDYLYVLSEGKAHLTKDHRDIERLGYARL from the coding sequence ATGACCCACCTCTTTGAAGCTGATGGAATTATGCTGGAATTTGGCGATAGACGAATTCTGTCTGATATTTACTTTAAGTGTGAAACCGGCAAAATCACCGGCATATTAGGTAGAAATGGGCAAGGAAAAACCTGCCTAATAAATATCATCTACGGGAGCCTGCCAGCTATGAGCAAATCTATTCGATTTGATAGCGTTTCCGTGCCAAAGGCATTTAAACGGCCTGACCTGATAACCTACTTGCCACAATTTAATTTTATACCTTCCATGCTTTCAGTCCAACGGATCTTCTCAAACTTTGAGTTGAATTATACCGATTTTGAAGATTTGTTCCCTGAGTGTGGACCTATTGGAAACGTTTCCATCAAGAACCTATCTGGAGGACAAAGGCGACTGATAGAAGTATATGTCATCATAAAATCTAAATCCCTTTTTTCTATGCTGGACGAACCTTTTTCTCATGTAATGCCTTTGCATATAGAAAAAATTAAAGAACTTTTGCATCAGGCAAAACTCATAAAGGGTTTTCTTATAACGGATCATATGTATCGGCATGTCATCGATCTATGCGATTATTTGTATGTCCTGTCAGAAGGTAAGGCTCATCTCACCAAAGACCACAGAGATATCGAGAGACTGGGTTACGCACGGCTTTAA
- a CDS encoding arylsulfatase, translating into MKLKQALFLIIHLCGFTFGITQSNSKPNIIIVLADDLGYGDLGCYGQKIIPTPNLDRMAADGCRFTNFYSGSTVCAPSRFALMTGMDMGHAYIRGNKETPLRESTLTLPRMAKQLGYVTGMFGKWGLGHENNSGSPEKQGWDEFIGYLTHKSAHNYYVKSLWETKDGVTRTHPMDSTQNTAPYIFKAALDFIKANSQAPFLLYLPMTLPHAEMTIPTEESIKPFLKANGKSVFVETPFVQGTGMSPTYSSQSMPNAATAAMIRQVDMDMGKLMTLLKELGLDKNTFVLFTSDNGAHQEGGRNIKEFESTGGLRGYKRDLYEGGIRVPTIAWGMGMSKKLIHEPLANWDILPTIAELLHAEKPNNINGLSFLNVLSKSQSKPIHPYLYWEFHERGFDQAIRKGKWKAIKRSINGSACELYDLNSDPSENKNLASLYPIIVKEMEKLFLISRVDEANYPINK; encoded by the coding sequence ATGAAATTAAAACAAGCATTGTTCCTGATCATTCACCTTTGCGGATTCACTTTTGGAATCACACAATCCAATTCAAAACCAAATATTATCATTGTCCTGGCCGATGACTTGGGTTATGGTGATTTAGGTTGTTATGGTCAAAAGATAATTCCTACGCCTAACCTTGATCGAATGGCTGCAGATGGCTGCCGGTTTACCAATTTTTATTCAGGCAGTACAGTATGTGCCCCTTCCCGTTTTGCCCTGATGACAGGTATGGATATGGGACATGCATATATACGGGGCAATAAAGAGACTCCTTTGCGTGAATCCACGCTGACCTTACCACGAATGGCCAAACAACTAGGTTATGTGACAGGCATGTTTGGCAAATGGGGCTTAGGACATGAAAATAATTCAGGCTCTCCTGAAAAACAAGGCTGGGATGAGTTTATTGGGTACTTAACCCACAAAAGTGCCCATAATTATTATGTTAAAAGTCTTTGGGAGACTAAGGATGGTGTGACCAGGACCCATCCAATGGACTCAACCCAAAATACAGCACCTTATATTTTTAAAGCAGCATTGGATTTTATCAAGGCTAATTCGCAAGCTCCTTTTTTATTGTACTTGCCGATGACTTTACCGCATGCTGAAATGACGATACCCACCGAAGAGTCCATTAAGCCCTTTTTAAAGGCCAATGGTAAAAGTGTATTTGTAGAGACCCCTTTTGTCCAGGGAACCGGTATGAGTCCGACTTATAGTTCACAATCTATGCCCAATGCGGCTACGGCAGCCATGATCAGACAAGTAGATATGGACATGGGTAAGTTAATGACTTTGCTTAAAGAGCTTGGCTTGGATAAAAATACGTTCGTGCTTTTTACTTCGGACAATGGAGCTCACCAGGAAGGGGGCAGAAACATCAAAGAATTTGAGAGTACCGGTGGATTGCGGGGTTATAAGAGAGACTTGTACGAAGGTGGTATCCGGGTGCCGACCATCGCCTGGGGAATGGGCATGAGTAAAAAACTCATCCATGAGCCCCTGGCCAATTGGGATATCCTCCCAACTATTGCGGAGCTCCTCCATGCCGAAAAGCCAAATAATATCAATGGACTATCTTTTTTGAATGTATTATCCAAATCCCAATCTAAACCGATCCATCCTTATTTGTATTGGGAATTTCATGAGCGAGGGTTTGATCAGGCCATCCGGAAGGGTAAATGGAAAGCCATCAAGCGAAGCATCAACGGGTCAGCCTGTGAACTGTATGATCTTAATAGTGATCCGTCCGAAAACAAAAACCTTGCATCCCTATATCCCATAATCGTAAAAGAGATGGAAAAATTATTTTTAATATCCAGGGTTGATGAGGCAAATTACCCCATCAATAAATAG